From Ptychodera flava strain L36383 chromosome 2, AS_Pfla_20210202, whole genome shotgun sequence, the proteins below share one genomic window:
- the LOC139121211 gene encoding LOW QUALITY PROTEIN: E3 ubiquitin-protein ligase TRIM33-like (The sequence of the model RefSeq protein was modified relative to this genomic sequence to represent the inferred CDS: inserted 2 bases in 1 codon) — MAGIGTESNVFYDLEEEHLTCQICLGRFKDARVLLCQHYYCRQCLIQLSKGEKTLKCPACRFECRLPGGGVLGLPKCLSVNAFVTFMEERSTTGEDGGLVCDGCDEKIAAIRCIICGANFCDGCGKFHAKMKATKGHKQMTISEYESAKSKGQEPDKLAAQCTVHTDGQKIYCSDCQVIVCLECSVFDHAQHSHVGLEVALQDAKSRIQSCLTDLKKKHEQAVESRNNIKCKTEMLQETLNNETKKIEDCSKILLQKVTEKFEAIKRQINTDKTNKLEYLQTQYAQIIPNMSSQLECTERDINQLSSVMSSLEDIMQQSPTIIIARQASVVSEVAKVKYSNIDTLSNIEFPKFQKDESFEKALEKVEVKHLSIGGFKSSSLQLRTQSDVGSAIADNKLQYESHGASNSRGNIDDCHTSETDDTTGEDDDSIDSPDQSQQAYVDIQTQKETICELLKTPLKRGDTWYLVDSRWFKQWKKYVGYDIWDMYGMGEQSSHPGPIDNSGLFKENSRDLKEHLIDELDYILVPEVGWKKLSSWYGKVSGQRPIARKVIEXGMFKGHCKVEVYLMEFTLCKHPILDVSVMRKFSKISTISEIEDKMRKIFKVSEDKETRMWNKYMSNTYELLGKKDNTVQDANLYQGQVLVLEEKNADGTWPKKPKSSAPYGYSSYYEVQSAGHLSKDS; from the exons ATGGCTGGCATTGGAACGGAATCAAATGTATTCTACGATCTTGAAGAAGAACATCTAACATGCCAGATTTGTCTTGGACGTTTCAAAGATGCCAGGGTACTCCTATGTCAGCATTATTACTGCAGACAATGTCTCATTCAACTCAGTAAGGGtgaaaaaacactgaaatgTCCGGCCTGTCGCTTCGAGTGTCGACTTCCGGGTGGGGGCGTGCTGGGCCTTCCGAAGTGTCTTTCGGTGAATGCTTTTGTGACATTTATGGAGGAAAGAAGTACAACGGGTGAAGATGGCGGGTTAGTTTGCGATGGGTGTGACGAAAAGATAGCAGCAATAAGGTGTATCATTTGCGGTGCTAATTTTTGTGATGGCTGTGGAAAATTTCACGCTAAAATGAAAGCGACAAAGGGACATAAACAGATGACTATATCAGAGTATGAATCAGCGAAATCCAAAGGTCAAGAACCAGATAAACTCGCAGCACAATGTACAGTTCACACAGATGGGCAGAAGATATATTGCTCTGACTGCCAGGTCATCGTTTGTCTGGAGTGTTCAGTGTTTGATCATGCGCAACACAGCCATGTTGGTCTTGAAGTCGCTTTGCAAGATGCAAAATCGAGAATACAGAGTTGTCTCACAGATTTGAAGAAGAAACATGAACAGGCTGTTGAGAGCAGAAACAACATCAAGTGTAAAACGGAAATGTTACAAGAAACTCTTAACAACGAAACCAAGAAAATTGAAGATTGTTCAAAAATTCTTCTTCAAAAAGTAACAGAAAAGTTTGAAGCTATCAAACGCCAGATAAACACAGATAAAACCAACAAATTAGAGTACTTGCAGACACAGTATGCACAAATCATTCCAAATATGTCAAGTCAGCTTGAATGCACTGAGAGGGATATTAATCAGCTCTCTTCTGTAATGTCTAGCTTGGAAGACATTATGCAACAATCACCAACAATCATCATAGCAAGACAGGCATCAGTGGTATCAGAAGTCGCAAAGGTGAAATACTCAAATATAGACACCCTATCAAATATCGAATTTCCGAAGTTCCAAAAAGATGAAAGTTTCGAAAAGGCTTTGGAAAAAGTAGAAGTCAAGCATCTATCCATTGGGGGTTTCAAAAGTAGTAGTCTGCAACTTCGGACACAGTCGGATGTAGGCTCAGCAATTGCTGATAATAAACTCCAATACGAGAGCCATGGTGCAAGTAATTCCCGTGGCAACATCGACGACTGTCATACCAGTGAAACCGATGACACCACTGGCGAAGATGATGATTCCATTGACAGCCCAGATCAGAGTCAACAAGCGTATGTCGACATCCAAACACAGAAAGAGACAATATGCGAACTTCTGAAGACTCCTTTGAAGAGAGGAGACACTTGGTATCTAGTTGATAGCCGATGGTTTAAACAGTGGAAGAAGTATGTTGGCTATGACATTTGGGACATGTATGGGATGGGTGAACAGAGCAGTCATCCGGGTCCCATCGATAATTCTGGACTGTTCAAGGAGAACAGTCGCGATTTGAAAGAACATCTCATAGATGAATTAGACTACATCCTTGTACCGGAAGTGGGATGGAAAAAGCTTTCTTCGTGGTATGGTAAAGTGTCTGGACAACGACCAATAGCAAGGAAAGTTATCGA TGGGATGTTTAAAGGACACTGTAAAGTTGAAGTATATCTTATGGAATTCACACTTTGCAAGCACCCAATACTTGACGTATCTGTGATGAGGAAATTCAGTAAGATAAGCACAATCAGTGAAATCGAAGATAAAATGCgtaaaatatttaaagtatCAGAAGACAAAGAAACAAGAATGTGGAATAAATACATGAGCAATACCTACGAACTCCTGGGTAAAAAGGATAACACTGTTCAGGACGCCAACCTATATCAAGGTCAAGTTCTCGTTTTAGAAGAAAAGAACGCTGATGGCACATGGCCAAAAAAACCAAAGTCAAGTGCGCCTTATGGCTATTCCTCCTATTACGAAGTTCAATCTGCTGGACATCTGTCTAAAGATAGCTAA